Proteins encoded within one genomic window of Bacillus sp. F19:
- the icd gene encoding NADP-dependent isocitrate dehydrogenase, producing MTQGQKITVADGVLNVPNNPIIPFIEGDGIGPDIWAAASRVLEAAVDKAYNGEKKIEWKEVLAGEKAFNKTGEWLPEETLEVIREYFIAIKGPLTTPVGGGIRSLNVALRQELDLFTCLRPVRYFNGVPSPIKRPEDTDMVIFRENTEDIYAGIEYAKGSEEVEKLISFLKNELGVNKIRFPETSGIGIKPVSEEGTQRLVRAAINYAIKEGRKSVTLVHKGNIMKYTEGAFKNWGYELAEKEFGDQVFTWAEYDRIVEKDGKDAADKAQQDAEAAGKIIVKDSIADIFLQQILTRPREFDVVATMNLNGDYISDALAAQVGGIGIAPGANINYETGHAIFEATHGTAPKYAGLDKVNPSSVILSGVLMLEHLGWNEAAKLVVDAMEKSISDKVVTYDFARLMDGAKEVKCSEFADALISKM from the coding sequence TTGACACAAGGACAAAAAATTACAGTTGCAGATGGAGTATTAAACGTACCTAACAATCCTATCATCCCATTTATCGAAGGGGACGGAATTGGTCCTGATATCTGGGCGGCTGCTTCACGCGTTTTAGAGGCAGCAGTTGATAAAGCATATAATGGCGAAAAGAAAATTGAGTGGAAAGAAGTTTTAGCTGGAGAAAAAGCATTTAACAAAACTGGAGAATGGCTTCCTGAAGAAACACTTGAAGTAATCCGCGAATATTTCATTGCTATTAAAGGACCTTTAACTACTCCAGTAGGCGGAGGAATCCGCTCATTGAACGTTGCTCTTCGTCAAGAGCTTGACTTGTTCACTTGTCTTCGTCCTGTACGCTATTTTAATGGAGTTCCTTCTCCGATTAAGCGCCCTGAAGATACAGACATGGTGATTTTCCGTGAAAATACGGAAGATATCTATGCTGGAATTGAGTATGCTAAAGGATCAGAAGAAGTAGAAAAATTGATTTCTTTCCTTAAAAATGAGTTAGGCGTTAATAAAATCCGTTTCCCTGAAACTTCAGGCATCGGCATTAAACCTGTTTCTGAAGAGGGAACTCAGCGTCTGGTGCGTGCAGCAATCAATTATGCAATTAAAGAAGGCCGCAAATCAGTTACACTCGTTCATAAAGGAAACATCATGAAATATACTGAAGGTGCTTTCAAGAACTGGGGCTATGAACTGGCTGAAAAAGAATTCGGAGATCAAGTATTTACTTGGGCTGAATACGACCGCATCGTAGAAAAAGACGGCAAGGATGCTGCAGACAAAGCACAGCAGGATGCAGAAGCTGCAGGCAAAATCATCGTAAAAGATTCGATTGCAGATATCTTCCTACAGCAGATCTTAACTCGTCCGCGTGAATTTGACGTAGTTGCAACAATGAACTTAAACGGAGATTACATTTCTGATGCCCTTGCTGCTCAAGTTGGCGGAATCGGTATTGCTCCTGGAGCAAATATCAACTATGAAACTGGACATGCTATCTTCGAAGCTACTCATGGCACAGCTCCTAAATATGCGGGACTTGATAAAGTAAATCCATCATCTGTTATTCTGTCAGGTGTGTTAATGCTTGAGCACTTAGGCTGGAATGAAGCAGCTAAATTAGTTGTTGACGCAATGGAAAAATCAATCTCAGATAAAGTAGTTACGTATGACTTTGCCCGTTTGATGGACGGCGCTAAAGAAGTAAAATGCTCTGAGTTCGCTGATGCTTTAATCAGCAAAATGTAA